CTCATCTACAGAAATGCCTTCAAACACCAAGAACTCTGAGTAGTGCGGCTCTACAGGGCCTGGCTTGAAGATTGGATTTACCATAGCATACTTATCTACGCCACCTTTGATGATGTCTACATGCAGATCAATGAATCCAGACATCTCAATTGCGCCGCAGAAAGAGATTTCTCCATCTCCTTGAGAGAAGTGAAGATCTCCCATCGAGAGCTTACCACCTTCAACATACACAGGAAAATAAATGCGAGTTCCTCTTGAGAGATTCTTAATATCGCAGTTGCCACCATGCTCACGAGGTGGGATTGTCCTTGCGGCTTCAGCTGCAACGCGCGCGTATTCCGATTGAGCTAATGTACCTAAAACTGCATTTTCTGGATTTGGCAATGCGGCTAGTACAGGCACTCCATCCATATTAATACCAGCACCATAAGTGCGGCGATCTGGCTGAGTTGCCATTAACTCAGACTCTCGCTTGTTCCATTTAGCTAGAAGCTCATGGGATGGTGCACAACCAATTAATCCTGGGTGGGTAATTCCAGCAAATTTAACACCAGGGATATGACGCGAAGTGGTGTAAATCCCCTGTAAATCCCAAATTGCTTTAGCAGGATTAGGATAGTGATCTGTTAAAAAGCCACCACCGTTCTTTTGATCAAAAATCCCTGTGAAGCCCCACTCATCACCTTGAAGAGCGCCAATATCAACAATATCGACAACAAGGATATCACCAGGTTCTGCACCATTTACCCAAATCGGTCCACTTAATACATGAACAATCGATAAATCTACATCACGAATGTCGTCAGCGCTATCGTTATTCTTAATCTGACCATCTGTCCAATCCTTACATTCGATCCGAAAAGTATCGCCTGGATTAACAGAGGCTATAGCTGGAATATCTGGATGCCAGCGATTATGACCAGGTAGTTCTTGCTCACTCATGGGCTTAGTGAGATCAACTTTAAACAGCGTCTTTGGCATAAAATCTATCTAGCAACTGTAAAAGAATATGAGAACAATGAAAAGTTGAAGATTATATAAAATCATGCACATCTACAATGTACATAAATTAAAGATTTAACTAAATTTCAACTTCATTAATCACATACTGCGTTACTTTTTCTTTGTGATCTGTCATGCCTTATACCAAATTAGATGCAATTTCTTTTACCTGAATTATTCATAAGCGAAAACAAGACCAAAAGAAAAAGCAGCTAAGATCTTGCCCCATGGCAGAGATTTATTACTAGGAATTGATCTACTTTGTGCTTCAATTCCTAATAATAAAGTAATTAATCAATTGATATCTGAGTATTCTATGAGTGTAGCTTGGGCAGGAGAATTAGAATTAGAGTTTGCAAGGAAGAATTTAACTACTCAGCTATCTCGAAGTTATACTGTTGCC
This window of the Pseudanabaena sp. BC1403 genome carries:
- the fmdA gene encoding formamidase, producing the protein MPKTLFKVDLTKPMSEQELPGHNRWHPDIPAIASVNPGDTFRIECKDWTDGQIKNNDSADDIRDVDLSIVHVLSGPIWVNGAEPGDILVVDIVDIGALQGDEWGFTGIFDQKNGGGFLTDHYPNPAKAIWDLQGIYTTSRHIPGVKFAGITHPGLIGCAPSHELLAKWNKRESELMATQPDRRTYGAGINMDGVPVLAALPNPENAVLGTLAQSEYARVAAEAARTIPPREHGGNCDIKNLSRGTRIYFPVYVEGGKLSMGDLHFSQGDGEISFCGAIEMSGFIDLHVDIIKGGVDKYAMVNPIFKPGPVEPHYSEFLVFEGISVDEFTGKQYFMDVHIAYRQACLNAIAYLMKFGYTGEQAYLLLSCAPVEGRVSGIVDIPNACCTLAIPTAIFDKNILPV